In Symmachiella dynata, the following are encoded in one genomic region:
- a CDS encoding DUF1501 domain-containing protein: MNRPQYNQSQLDSAVRHFQDEQFLRRDLLKIGGAGFLGLTLPKLLSASEPKQPSAKPPGRAKSVIFLFQFGGPSHVDMFDMKPDAPDGIRSKFAPIQTSVPGLVTCEHLPETAKVMDRVALVRSVHHKMKNHNSAGYHALTGVAPPLDDQRLRELPDLYPAYGSIVDQVAPASSELPTFVSYPYVIADGSTTPGQRASFLGKKFDPLLITEDPNDPHFKLPELSLPANLSQDRLSNRRHMQRLLNRQSQLWESSTQARGLDDYYEKVLTMLASSRVQQAFDLTQESEKVRNNYGRTTYGQGCLLSRRLVEAGVKFVNVYFSKGIGGQSTTSGGWDTHGFNNTRMYKILPEFHLPITEQTLPTLLLDLETRGLLDETLVVWMGEFGRSPRINKNISRDHWPFCYTVLMAGGGIRGGAIHGASDKQGAYPDRDPVTLGDIAATMYALLGIDPETQIYDRLDRPLPIAQGKPIQSIMA, from the coding sequence ATGAATAGGCCACAGTACAATCAAAGCCAGTTGGATTCCGCCGTCCGTCATTTTCAGGATGAGCAGTTTCTACGCCGGGATCTGCTGAAAATCGGCGGCGCTGGATTTTTGGGGCTCACGCTCCCGAAGTTGCTTTCCGCATCCGAACCGAAACAGCCCAGCGCAAAACCACCAGGTCGCGCTAAATCTGTGATTTTTCTGTTTCAGTTCGGTGGGCCGAGTCATGTTGACATGTTCGACATGAAGCCCGATGCGCCGGATGGAATTCGTAGCAAATTCGCACCGATTCAGACCTCCGTCCCTGGATTGGTCACCTGCGAACACCTGCCCGAAACCGCTAAGGTGATGGACCGCGTCGCACTCGTCCGGTCGGTGCATCACAAAATGAAGAACCACAACTCAGCCGGTTACCACGCTTTAACAGGCGTTGCCCCTCCGCTCGACGATCAGCGCCTACGGGAATTGCCCGACCTTTATCCGGCCTATGGTTCGATTGTCGATCAAGTCGCCCCGGCCAGTTCGGAATTGCCGACGTTTGTTTCCTACCCTTACGTGATTGCCGACGGCTCGACCACGCCCGGCCAACGTGCCAGTTTTCTCGGCAAGAAATTCGATCCGCTGCTCATCACCGAAGACCCCAACGATCCCCACTTTAAACTCCCCGAACTGAGCCTGCCTGCGAATCTTTCGCAGGACCGACTCTCGAACCGACGTCACATGCAACGTCTGTTGAATCGACAGTCCCAACTGTGGGAGTCCTCCACACAAGCCCGCGGCCTGGACGACTACTATGAAAAAGTCCTGACCATGCTGGCCTCATCGCGTGTCCAACAAGCCTTCGACCTGACACAGGAATCGGAAAAAGTCCGCAACAATTATGGCCGCACCACCTACGGCCAAGGCTGCCTGTTGTCGCGACGATTAGTCGAAGCAGGTGTGAAGTTCGTCAACGTTTATTTTTCCAAGGGCATTGGAGGACAAAGTACCACCAGCGGAGGCTGGGACACGCATGGCTTTAACAACACGCGGATGTACAAGATCCTGCCGGAATTTCATCTCCCGATCACCGAACAAACTTTGCCGACGTTACTTCTCGATCTGGAAACGCGCGGTTTATTAGATGAGACGTTAGTGGTCTGGATGGGTGAATTTGGACGCTCGCCGAGAATCAACAAAAACATCAGCCGCGATCACTGGCCGTTTTGTTACACCGTCCTGATGGCCGGCGGAGGAATTCGCGGCGGGGCAATTCACGGAGCCTCCGACAAACAAGGCGCCTATCCCGATCGCGATCCCGTCACGCTAGGCGACATCGCTGCGACAATGTACGCCTTGCTGGGCATCGACCCGGAAACACAGATCTACGACCGGCTCGATCGCCCCTTGCCAATTGCTCAGGGCAAACCGATCCAGTCCATCATGGCCTAG
- a CDS encoding dienelactone hydrolase family protein gives MCDQDHFEDDLKKYSRRDFGAMAAAAVGAAMLPRTANAAEVSGRDVVIETPDGKCDAYFVAPKTGKHPAVLIWPDIFGLRPAFRQMGNRLAESGYSVLVVNPFYRTQKAPTAPKGANTPIPDVIPLARSLNAKTQTTDSKAFIAWLDAQPQVDKSKKIGTTGYCMGGPIVMRTAAAVPDRVGAGATFHGGGLVTDKPDSPHLLIPKMKAQFLNAVAENDDERDPEAKEVLKKAFADAGLTAEIEVYPAAHGWCPPDTKVYNQKQAEKAWARMLALFKQSLV, from the coding sequence ATGTGTGATCAAGATCATTTTGAAGACGATCTTAAGAAATATTCTCGTCGGGACTTTGGTGCGATGGCGGCTGCGGCAGTCGGTGCTGCCATGCTGCCGCGTACGGCGAATGCGGCAGAGGTGAGTGGACGCGACGTCGTGATTGAAACTCCCGACGGCAAATGCGATGCCTACTTTGTGGCTCCCAAAACCGGTAAGCACCCAGCGGTGCTTATCTGGCCGGACATCTTCGGATTGCGCCCGGCGTTTCGTCAGATGGGCAATCGGCTTGCCGAATCGGGGTACAGCGTATTGGTCGTCAATCCGTTTTATCGCACCCAAAAGGCGCCGACCGCTCCCAAAGGGGCGAACACGCCGATTCCAGATGTAATCCCGCTGGCGCGGTCGTTGAATGCAAAGACGCAAACCACAGACTCCAAGGCGTTTATTGCTTGGCTCGACGCGCAACCGCAGGTCGACAAGAGCAAAAAGATCGGTACCACCGGATACTGCATGGGAGGCCCCATCGTGATGCGGACGGCGGCAGCTGTGCCGGACCGTGTCGGAGCAGGGGCGACGTTTCATGGCGGCGGCTTGGTCACCGATAAACCGGACAGCCCGCATCTGCTGATCCCCAAAATGAAGGCACAGTTCCTCAATGCGGTCGCCGAAAACGACGACGAACGCGATCCCGAAGCGAAAGAGGTGCTCAAAAAAGCTTTTGCCGACGCAGGACTCACCGCCGAGATCGAGGTGTACCCCGCCGCACATGGTTGGTGTCCGCCCGACACCAAGGTGTACAACCAGAAACAAGCAGAGAAAGCTTGGGCACGCATGCTCGCGTTGTTTAAGCAATCGCTGGTGTAG